A window from Nycticebus coucang isolate mNycCou1 chromosome X, mNycCou1.pri, whole genome shotgun sequence encodes these proteins:
- the LOC128578309 gene encoding actin-related protein T1-like gives MFNPHVLDVPAVILDNGSGLCKVGFSGETGPRHIINSVVGHSKVNIPSERDNKKYFVGEEAECKYETLSLHYPIERGLVTRWDDMEKLWQHLFECRLGVKPCDQPILMTEPSLNPRESREKLAEMMFENFNVPAFYLSNHAVVALYASACITGLVVDSGHEVTCTVPIFEGYALPHAVTKLYVAGRDITEHLIRILFPRGCTFPRMLNKALVNDIKEKLCYIALEPDKELCKKPKEVFQEYRLLDGNVIHIGHQLYQAPEVLFAPDQLGIHSPGLSKMVSSSIMKCSVDIQKNLFGDIVLCGGTTLFPGLEERLRKELDQCAFKGTPIKIVASRDRCFSAWIGASIMTSVSTFKQMWVTSADFKEFGASLVHRRCF, from the coding sequence ATGTTTAATCCACATGTCTTAGATGTTCCAGCTGTGATTTTAGACAATGGTTCAGGGCTCTGCAAAGTAGGCTTTTCCGGAGAGACTGGACCTCGTCATATCATCAACTCTGTCGTGGGGCATTCTAAAGTTAACATTCCTTCAGAAAGAGACAATAAGAAGTACTTTGTGGGGGAAGAAGCCGAGTGCAAGTATGAGACATTATCTCTGCACTACCCCATTGAACGTGGACTGGTAACAAGATGGGATGACATGGAGAAACTCTGGCAACACCTTTTTGAGTGCCGCCTGGGAGTAAAACCCTGTGACCAACCTATACTCATGACGGAGCCCTCCTTGAACCCAAGGGAGTCTCGAGAGAAGCTTGCTGAAATGATGTTTGAGAACTTTAATGTGCCTGCTTTCTACCTGTCCAACCATGCCGTGGTAGCTCTCTATGCCTCTGCCTGCATCACAGGCCTGGTGGTGGACAGTGGACATGAGGTCACCTGCACTGTCCCTATCTTTGAGGGTTATGCCCTGCCTCATGCAGTCACCAAGCTCTATGTGGCAGGGAGGGACATCACAGAGCATCTCATCCGGATCCTCTTTCCTAGAGGGTGTACTTTTCCTCGCATGCTAAACAAGGCTTTGGTGAATGACATTAAAGAGAAGCTGTGCTACATTGCCTTGGAGCCAGATAAAGAGCTATGCAAGAAGCCAAAGGAAGTCTTTCAAGAATACAGACTTCTAGATGGGAATGTCATCCACATTGGGCATCAGTTGTACCAGGCACCAGAAGTTCTCTTTGCACCTGACCAGCTAGGCATCCACAGTCCAGGACTCTCAAAAATGGTCTCCAGCAGCattatgaaatgttctgttgacaTCCAGAAGAACCTGTTTGGAGATATTGTACTGTGTGGGGGAACCACTCTCTTTCCTGGACTGGAGGAAAGGCTCAGGAAAGAACTAGATCAATGTGCTTTCAAAGGGACCCCCATCAAGATCGTGGCTTCTCGTGATAGATGTTTCTCTGCATGGATTGGTGCATCCATCATGACCTCTGTGAGCACTTTCAAGCAAATGTGGGTCACTTCTGCAGATTTCAAGGAGTTTGGGGCATCTCTGGTTCACAGAAGATGCTTTTAA